In Enterobacter sp. 638, a single window of DNA contains:
- the xseA gene encoding exodeoxyribonuclease VII large subunit — MLSSQSPSIYTVSRLNQSVRLLLEQEMGQVWISGEISNFTQPSSGHWYFTLKDDNAQVRCAMFRNSNRRVTFRPQHGQQVLVRANITLYEPRGDYQIIVESMQPAGEGLLQQKYEQLKAKLSAEGLFDQQFKKPLPSPAHCVGVITSKTGAALHDILHVLKRRDPSLPVIIYPTAVQGDDAPGQIVRAIELANARHECDVLIVGRGGGSLEDLWSFNDERVARAIFASQIPVVSAVGHETDVTIADFVSDMRAPTPSAAAEVVSRNQQELLRQMQNGQQRLEMAMDYFLANRTRRFTQLHHRLQQQHPQLRLERQQTVLERLRQRMNFALDNQLKRVVSHQQRMTQRLNQQNPQPKIYRTQTRIQQLEYRLAENLRARLSTTRERFGNAVTHLEAVSPLSTLARGYSVTTATDGKVLKQTKQVKAGDLMTTRLADGWVESEVKGITPAKKTRKKKPV, encoded by the coding sequence ATGTTATCTTCCCAAAGCCCCTCAATTTATACCGTTAGCCGCCTCAATCAATCGGTTCGTTTACTGCTCGAGCAGGAAATGGGACAGGTTTGGATCAGCGGTGAGATTTCCAATTTCACGCAGCCGTCATCCGGTCACTGGTATTTTACGCTTAAGGACGATAACGCTCAGGTGCGCTGCGCGATGTTTCGCAACAGCAATCGACGCGTAACGTTTCGTCCTCAGCATGGCCAGCAGGTGCTGGTGCGCGCCAATATCACGCTGTACGAACCGCGCGGTGATTATCAAATCATCGTCGAGAGCATGCAGCCCGCAGGCGAAGGGCTGTTACAGCAAAAATATGAGCAGTTAAAGGCGAAATTGTCAGCGGAAGGTCTGTTCGATCAGCAGTTCAAAAAGCCACTGCCCTCGCCTGCGCACTGCGTCGGTGTCATTACCTCCAAAACCGGTGCAGCGCTGCATGATATTCTGCATGTGCTGAAGCGTCGCGACCCCTCCCTGCCCGTCATTATCTACCCAACAGCGGTTCAGGGTGACGATGCGCCGGGGCAAATCGTTCGCGCGATTGAGCTGGCAAATGCGCGCCATGAGTGTGACGTGTTAATTGTTGGACGCGGCGGCGGGTCCCTTGAAGATCTCTGGAGCTTTAACGATGAGCGCGTCGCGCGGGCGATTTTTGCCAGTCAGATACCCGTCGTAAGCGCCGTTGGGCATGAAACCGATGTCACTATCGCCGATTTTGTATCGGATATGCGTGCGCCGACGCCATCAGCAGCGGCTGAAGTGGTGAGTCGAAATCAGCAGGAATTACTCCGCCAGATGCAGAACGGGCAACAGCGTCTGGAAATGGCGATGGACTATTTCCTGGCTAATCGCACGCGCCGCTTTACTCAATTGCACCATCGGCTGCAGCAGCAGCATCCACAGCTGCGACTGGAGCGCCAACAAACCGTACTGGAACGCCTGCGTCAGCGCATGAACTTCGCGCTGGATAATCAGCTTAAACGCGTTGTTTCTCATCAGCAGCGCATGACTCAGCGGCTGAATCAGCAAAACCCGCAGCCGAAAATTTACCGGACGCAAACCCGTATTCAACAGTTGGAATATCGTCTCGCCGAGAACTTACGCGCACGTTTGAGCACGACGCGAGAACGTTTTGGCAATGCCGTTACCCATCTCGAAGCCGTCAGCCCGCTCTCCACGCTGGCACGTGGCTACAGCGTGACCACAGCGACGGATGGCAAAGTGCTGAAGCAGACCAAACAGGTTAAAGCGGGGGATTTGATGACGACCCGCCTGGCAGATGGCTGGGTAGAAAGCGAAGTGAAAGGCATAACGCCTGCCAAAAAAACGCGTAAGAAAAAGCCGGTTTAA
- a CDS encoding zinc ribbon domain-containing protein, translating into MTIICPACQATLEPENGMAHCGNCGNDIALVARCPECHLPLQVLKACGAVDYFCQNGHGLISKKRVEFEPV; encoded by the coding sequence ATGACGATTATCTGTCCGGCATGCCAGGCAACGCTTGAGCCTGAAAATGGGATGGCGCATTGCGGCAACTGTGGTAACGATATCGCTCTGGTGGCGCGTTGCCCTGAGTGCCATCTGCCTCTTCAGGTCTTAAAGGCCTGCGGTGCGGTCGATTATTTCTGTCAGAACGGCCATGGGTTGATTTCAAAAAAGCGTGTTGAGTTTGAGCCGGTTTAA
- a CDS encoding tlde1 domain-containing protein, protein MNFDVDAGHHYQRGHFRLHPPRPDGSGISEGCITFSCPVTFTWCALRY, encoded by the coding sequence ATGAACTTTGACGTTGATGCAGGCCATCACTACCAGCGCGGTCATTTCCGTTTACATCCACCACGGCCAGATGGATCAGGGATCAGTGAGGGCTGTATAACCTTTTCTTGTCCCGTGACTTTTACGTGGTGCGCTCTGCGCTATTAA
- a CDS encoding tlde1 domain-containing protein, with the protein MISCRVDFNHLYDEGRVARLDVGGVGSFPVFSGLGNLANKPESSYMTNATVPPGSYWIVDRPEGGFYSHTQTWFKHAYTGNNYYDWFALFRKDGIIDDT; encoded by the coding sequence ATGATTAGTTGCAGAGTCGATTTTAATCATCTTTATGACGAAGGCCGGGTGGCCCGTTTGGATGTGGGCGGCGTTGGTTCGTTTCCTGTTTTTTCCGGATTGGGCAATCTGGCAAACAAACCAGAAAGTTCATACATGACGAACGCGACCGTTCCTCCGGGCAGTTACTGGATAGTTGACCGCCCGGAAGGTGGTTTTTACTCCCATACTCAAACCTGGTTTAAGCACGCATATACAGGTAATAACTATTACGATTGGTTTGCGCTGTTCAGAAAGGATGGAATCATTGATGATACATGA
- the tssD gene encoding type VI secretion system tube protein TssD, whose product MVQGSSNVLLREGAIEMQSFNHGVHIPYDNTFGKLTGTRVHDQLSFTKELDKATPYLNRAVCQGETLQQAIIKWYRINDAGVKEKFMHIILKNVKVVAVTPVMHNFKNTGGQMNNPTESISLAYESITWLYLEGNISYTDSWNQRVVA is encoded by the coding sequence CTGGTCCAAGGAAGTAGCAATGTGCTGCTTCGTGAGGGCGCTATTGAAATGCAGAGTTTTAACCATGGCGTACACATCCCCTACGATAATACCTTCGGCAAACTCACAGGAACACGCGTGCATGACCAGTTAAGTTTCACGAAAGAGCTGGACAAGGCCACGCCTTACCTGAACCGTGCAGTTTGTCAGGGCGAGACGCTCCAGCAGGCGATCATTAAGTGGTATCGGATTAATGACGCAGGCGTAAAGGAGAAATTCATGCACATCATTTTGAAAAACGTAAAGGTGGTGGCCGTTACCCCGGTGATGCACAACTTTAAGAACACTGGCGGCCAGATGAATAATCCTACTGAATCAATTTCGCTGGCGTATGAAAGCATTACCTGGCTCTATCTCGAAGGGAATATTTCATATACAGACTCATGGAATCAGCGAGTGGTGGCTTAA
- the der gene encoding ribosome biogenesis GTPase Der has translation MVPVVALVGRPNVGKSTLFNRLTRTRDALVADFPGLTRDRKYGRAEVEGREFICIDTGGIDGTEDGVETRMAEQSLLAIEEADIVLFMVDARAGLMPADTAIAKHLRSREKPTFLVANKTDGIDADQAVADFWALGLGEIYPIAASHGRGVTSLLETVLMPWVDEINPPEEIDEDAAYWAQFEEAVEGKEEPVDDFNPQDLPIKLAIVGRPNVGKSTLTNRILGEDRVVVYDMPGTTRDSIYIPMQRDEREYVLIDTAGVRKRGKITDVVEKFSVIKTLQAIEDANVVMLVIDAREGISDQDLSLLGFILNSGRSLVIVVNKWDGLSNDVREQVKEMLDFRLGFIDFARIHFISALHGSGVGNLFESVREAYDSSTRRQSTAMLTRIMTMASEDHQPPLVRGRRVKLKYAHAGGYNPPIVVIHGNQVKDLPDSYKRYLMNYFRKSLDVMGTPIRIQFKEGENPFADKRNTLTPNQMRKRKRLIKHIKKSK, from the coding sequence ATGGTACCTGTGGTCGCGCTTGTCGGGCGCCCGAACGTTGGAAAATCCACTCTTTTTAACCGTTTAACACGCACCCGTGATGCGCTGGTTGCGGATTTCCCGGGGCTGACTCGTGACCGTAAGTACGGTCGTGCTGAAGTGGAAGGACGAGAGTTTATCTGTATCGATACCGGTGGTATTGATGGTACAGAAGACGGCGTGGAAACGCGTATGGCGGAACAATCTCTGCTGGCAATCGAAGAAGCGGACATTGTGCTGTTCATGGTTGATGCTCGTGCGGGTTTAATGCCAGCCGATACGGCTATTGCCAAACACCTGCGTTCTCGCGAAAAGCCAACCTTCCTGGTGGCGAACAAAACTGACGGTATTGATGCCGATCAGGCTGTCGCGGATTTCTGGGCTTTGGGCCTGGGAGAAATCTATCCGATCGCGGCTTCTCATGGTCGTGGCGTCACTAGCCTGCTGGAAACGGTGCTGATGCCATGGGTTGACGAAATCAACCCGCCTGAAGAAATCGACGAAGACGCCGCCTATTGGGCGCAATTCGAAGAGGCCGTGGAAGGCAAAGAAGAGCCTGTGGATGACTTTAACCCGCAGGATCTGCCGATCAAGCTAGCGATTGTTGGCCGTCCAAACGTAGGTAAGTCAACGCTAACTAACCGCATTCTCGGTGAAGATCGCGTCGTGGTTTATGACATGCCTGGCACCACGCGTGACAGCATTTATATCCCGATGCAGCGTGACGAGCGCGAATACGTGCTGATTGATACTGCGGGCGTGCGTAAGCGTGGGAAAATCACCGATGTGGTAGAAAAATTCTCCGTTATCAAAACGCTGCAGGCGATTGAAGATGCAAACGTGGTCATGTTGGTTATCGACGCGCGTGAAGGTATCTCCGATCAGGATCTCTCTCTGTTGGGCTTTATCCTCAATAGTGGGCGCTCACTGGTTATCGTCGTCAACAAATGGGACGGCCTGAGTAATGATGTGAGAGAGCAGGTGAAAGAGATGCTGGACTTCCGTCTGGGCTTTATCGACTTTGCTCGCATTCACTTTATCTCCGCGCTGCATGGTAGTGGTGTGGGCAACCTGTTTGAATCTGTTCGTGAAGCCTACGACAGCTCAACGCGTCGTCAGAGCACCGCAATGCTGACTCGTATTATGACCATGGCCTCTGAAGACCATCAGCCGCCGTTAGTTCGTGGTCGTCGTGTGAAGCTGAAGTATGCTCATGCCGGTGGTTATAATCCGCCAATCGTGGTCATTCACGGCAACCAGGTGAAAGATTTGCCTGATTCCTACAAACGCTACCTGATGAACTACTTCCGAAAATCGCTGGACGTGATGGGTACGCCTATCCGAATTCAGTTCAAGGAAGGGGAAAACCCGTTTGCAGATAAGCGCAACACATTGACGCCAAACCAAATGCGTAAGCGTAAGCGTTTAATTAAGCACATCAAGAAAAGTAAATGA
- the bamB gene encoding outer membrane protein assembly factor BamB encodes MQLRKLLLPGLLSVTLLSGCSLFSGEEDVVKMSPLPTVENQFTPSTAWSSSVGSGIGDFYSNLHPAFADNVVYAADRKGTVRAFNADDGKEVWSVNLAEKDGWFSRAPALLSGGLTVSGGHVYVGSEKAQVYALNTNDGSVAWQSRVAGEALSRPVVSDGVVLIHTSNGQLQALNEADGAVKWTVNLDMPALSLRGESAPATAFGAAIVGGDNGRVSAVLMQQGQMIWQQRISQATGPTEIDRLSDVDTTPVIVDNVVYALAYNGNLTALDLRSGQVMWKRELGSVNDFVVEGNRIYLVDQNDRLLALNTDGGVTLWTQSDLLHRLLTAPALYNGSLVVGDSEGYMHWIDPENGRFVAQEKIDSSGFLTDPVVADGKLLIQAKDGTLYAITR; translated from the coding sequence ATGCAATTGCGTAAATTACTTCTGCCAGGACTGCTTTCCGTTACGTTATTGAGCGGCTGTTCACTGTTCAGTGGCGAAGAAGATGTTGTAAAAATGTCTCCGTTGCCAACCGTTGAAAATCAATTTACCCCCTCCACCGCGTGGAGTTCTTCCGTGGGTAGCGGTATTGGTGATTTCTATTCCAACCTGCATCCAGCTTTTGCTGACAACGTTGTTTATGCGGCTGACCGCAAAGGCACCGTTCGCGCATTTAATGCGGATGACGGTAAAGAAGTCTGGTCTGTGAACCTGGCGGAAAAAGACGGTTGGTTCTCTCGTGCACCTGCGCTGCTTTCTGGTGGGTTGACCGTTTCCGGTGGACACGTTTATGTCGGTAGCGAGAAAGCCCAGGTTTATGCGCTGAACACCAATGATGGCTCTGTCGCGTGGCAATCTCGCGTTGCAGGTGAAGCGCTGTCACGTCCTGTCGTCAGTGACGGTGTGGTGCTGATTCACACCAGTAATGGTCAGTTGCAAGCGCTGAACGAGGCTGATGGTGCTGTGAAATGGACCGTTAACCTGGACATGCCAGCACTTTCTCTGCGTGGTGAATCTGCTCCGGCTACGGCTTTTGGTGCAGCTATCGTGGGTGGTGATAATGGCCGCGTGAGCGCCGTATTAATGCAGCAAGGCCAGATGATTTGGCAGCAGCGTATTTCTCAGGCTACAGGGCCGACTGAAATCGACCGCCTGAGCGATGTTGATACCACCCCAGTCATTGTCGACAATGTGGTTTATGCGCTGGCTTATAACGGCAACCTCACGGCGTTGGATCTGCGCAGCGGCCAGGTCATGTGGAAACGTGAACTGGGGTCTGTGAATGATTTCGTCGTTGAAGGTAATCGCATTTATCTGGTCGATCAGAACGATCGCCTGCTGGCACTGAACACCGACGGCGGCGTCACGCTGTGGACGCAAAGCGATCTGCTGCACCGTCTGCTGACCGCACCGGCGCTGTATAATGGTAGCCTGGTTGTAGGTGATAGCGAAGGTTACATGCACTGGATTGATCCAGAAAACGGACGTTTTGTGGCACAGGAGAAAATCGATAGTTCAGGTTTCCTGACCGACCCTGTTGTTGCTGATGGCAAGCTGCTGATCCAGGCAAAAGACGGAACGCTGTACGCAATCACGCGTTAA
- a CDS encoding YfgM family protein, producing the protein MEMYENENDQVDAVKRFFAENGKALAVGVILGVGALMGWRYWNSHQADSARGASLSYENTVSAIRADQPQTLAAAEKFAADNKNIYGALASLEVAQQFVDKNELDKAAAQLQQGLSATSDDNLKAVINLRLARIQVQQKKADDALKTLDTIKGEGFAAIVADLRGEALLSKGDKQGARSAWESGVKSNASPALSEMMQMKINNLSV; encoded by the coding sequence GTGGAAATGTACGAGAACGAAAACGACCAGGTTGATGCGGTTAAACGCTTTTTTGCTGAAAACGGCAAAGCCCTGGCTGTTGGTGTAATTTTAGGTGTGGGCGCGCTGATGGGCTGGCGTTACTGGAATAGCCATCAGGCTGATTCCGCGCGTGGAGCTTCCCTGTCTTACGAAAATACCGTGAGCGCAATTCGCGCCGATCAGCCTCAAACGCTGGCGGCTGCCGAAAAATTTGCTGCTGACAATAAAAACATCTACGGCGCACTTGCGTCGCTTGAAGTTGCTCAACAATTCGTTGATAAGAACGAACTCGATAAAGCGGCTGCGCAGCTCCAGCAGGGTCTCTCTGCAACGAGCGATGATAATCTGAAAGCGGTGATCAATCTGCGTCTTGCCCGTATTCAGGTTCAGCAGAAAAAGGCTGATGATGCGTTGAAAACGCTCGACACCATCAAAGGCGAAGGTTTTGCTGCCATTGTCGCTGACCTGCGCGGTGAAGCTCTGCTGAGCAAAGGCGACAAACAAGGCGCGCGCAGCGCGTGGGAATCAGGCGTGAAAAGTAACGCCTCACCTGCGCTGAGCGAAATGATGCAGATGAAAATAAATAATTTGTCCGTCTGA
- the hisS gene encoding histidine--tRNA ligase, whose protein sequence is MAKNIQAIRGMNDYLPGETAIWQRIEGTLKQVLGSYGYSEIRLPIVEQTPLFKRAIGEVTDVVEKEMYTFEDRNGDSLTLRPEGTAGCVRAGIEHGLLYNQEQRLWYIGPMFRHERPQKGRYRQFNQLGVEVFGLQGPDIDAELIMLTARWWRELGISQHVALELNSIGSLEARANYRDALVAFLELHKDKLDEDCQRRMYSNPLRVLDSKNQDVQALLNDAPALGDYLDEESRDHFAGLCKLLEAAGIAYTVNQRLVRGLDYYNRTVFEWVTTSLGSQGTVCAGGRYDGLVEQLGGRAAPAVGFAMGLERLVLLVQAVNPEFKAESVVDIYLVASGADTQSAAMKFAERVRDALPGVKLMTNHGGGNFKKQFARADKWGASVALVLGESEVAAGEVVVKDLRSGEQTTVTQDGVAAHLRTLLG, encoded by the coding sequence GTGGCAAAAAACATTCAAGCCATTCGCGGCATGAACGATTATCTGCCTGGCGAAACCGCCATCTGGCAGCGCATTGAAGGCACACTGAAACAGGTGCTCGGCAGCTACGGTTATAGTGAAATCCGTTTGCCGATTGTAGAGCAGACCCCGTTATTTAAACGCGCGATCGGCGAAGTGACCGACGTCGTTGAAAAAGAGATGTATACCTTTGAGGACCGCAATGGCGATAGCCTGACGCTGCGTCCTGAGGGAACGGCGGGCTGCGTACGTGCCGGCATCGAACATGGTCTTCTGTACAATCAGGAACAGCGCCTGTGGTATATCGGCCCGATGTTCCGTCACGAACGTCCGCAAAAAGGCCGTTATCGCCAGTTTAACCAGTTGGGTGTCGAAGTGTTCGGTCTGCAAGGCCCGGATATTGACGCTGAACTGATCATGCTGACTGCGCGCTGGTGGCGTGAGCTGGGTATTTCTCAGCACGTTGCTCTGGAGTTGAACTCCATCGGATCCCTGGAAGCACGCGCGAACTACCGTGATGCGCTGGTTGCGTTCCTGGAACTGCATAAAGACAAGCTGGATGAAGATTGCCAGCGTCGTATGTATAGCAACCCGCTGCGCGTTCTGGATTCCAAAAACCAGGATGTTCAGGCACTGTTGAACGATGCGCCTGCGCTGGGTGATTATCTTGATGAAGAGTCTCGCGACCATTTCGCGGGTCTGTGTAAATTGCTTGAAGCTGCTGGCATTGCATACACCGTGAATCAGCGTCTGGTACGTGGTCTGGATTACTACAACCGCACCGTGTTTGAGTGGGTGACCACCAGCCTCGGCTCTCAGGGTACGGTCTGTGCTGGCGGGCGTTATGACGGTCTGGTCGAGCAACTGGGGGGCCGCGCAGCGCCAGCGGTTGGTTTCGCGATGGGGCTTGAGCGACTTGTTTTGCTGGTTCAGGCAGTTAATCCGGAATTTAAAGCAGAATCCGTTGTCGATATATACCTGGTCGCTTCAGGTGCGGATACGCAGTCTGCGGCCATGAAGTTTGCCGAACGTGTGCGCGATGCGCTACCGGGCGTTAAACTGATGACCAACCACGGCGGTGGCAACTTCAAAAAACAGTTTGCCCGTGCTGATAAATGGGGCGCAAGTGTTGCACTGGTACTGGGTGAGTCCGAAGTGGCCGCTGGTGAAGTCGTGGTGAAAGACCTGCGCTCTGGTGAGCAAACAACGGTAACGCAGGATGGCGTTGCGGCGCACTTGCGCACTTTACTGGGCTAA
- the ispG gene encoding flavodoxin-dependent (E)-4-hydroxy-3-methylbut-2-enyl-diphosphate synthase, translated as MHNQAPIQRRKSKRIYVGNVPIGDGAPIAVQSMTNTRTTDVAATVNQIKALERVGADIVRVSVPTMDAAEAFKLIKQQVNVPLVADIHFDYRIALKVAEYGVDCLRINPGNIGSEERIRAVVDCARDKNIPIRIGVNAGSLEKDLQEKYGEPTPQALLESAMRHVDHLDRLNFDQFKVSVKASDVFLAVESYRLLAKQIEQPLHLGITEAGGLRSGSVKSAIGLGLLLSEGIGDTLRVSLAADPVEEIKVGFDILKSLRIRARGINFIACPTCSRQEFDVIGTVNALEQRLEDLITPMDVSIIGCVVNGPGEALVSTLGVTGGNKKSGLYEDGIRKDRLDNNDMIDQLEARIRAKATILDEAQRISIQQIEK; from the coding sequence ATGCATAACCAGGCTCCGATTCAACGTAGGAAATCCAAACGGATCTACGTTGGGAATGTGCCGATTGGCGATGGTGCACCTATCGCCGTCCAGTCGATGACCAACACCCGCACCACGGATGTTGCTGCGACAGTTAATCAAATCAAAGCATTAGAGCGCGTAGGTGCGGATATTGTTCGCGTTTCCGTGCCGACAATGGATGCGGCTGAAGCATTCAAACTCATCAAGCAGCAGGTCAATGTTCCGCTGGTTGCGGACATCCACTTCGACTATCGCATCGCGCTAAAAGTGGCCGAATACGGCGTTGATTGCCTGCGTATTAATCCGGGTAACATCGGCAGCGAAGAGCGTATCCGCGCAGTAGTTGATTGTGCTCGTGATAAAAATATACCTATCCGCATCGGCGTTAACGCCGGGTCGCTGGAAAAAGATCTGCAGGAAAAATACGGCGAACCGACCCCGCAGGCGCTGCTGGAATCAGCCATGCGTCATGTCGATCATCTCGATCGTCTCAACTTTGATCAGTTCAAAGTGAGCGTTAAAGCGTCAGATGTGTTTCTGGCGGTCGAATCCTATCGTTTGCTGGCAAAACAGATCGAACAGCCGCTGCACCTTGGGATCACTGAAGCTGGTGGTTTGCGTAGCGGTTCCGTTAAGTCGGCCATTGGTCTGGGGCTGTTGCTTTCCGAAGGTATCGGCGACACGTTACGCGTTTCGTTAGCGGCCGATCCGGTCGAAGAGATCAAAGTTGGTTTCGATATTTTGAAATCACTGCGCATTCGTGCCCGCGGCATCAATTTTATCGCGTGTCCAACCTGTTCGCGTCAGGAGTTTGACGTTATCGGTACGGTAAACGCGCTGGAACAACGCCTCGAAGATCTCATTACGCCAATGGATGTCTCGATCATCGGGTGTGTCGTTAACGGTCCTGGTGAAGCGCTGGTGTCTACCCTCGGGGTGACGGGTGGGAATAAGAAAAGTGGCCTTTATGAAGATGGCATTCGTAAGGATCGTCTTGATAATAACGACATGATCGATCAGCTTGAAGCCCGCATCCGAGCGAAAGCAACAATACTGGATGAAGCGCAGCGCATCAGCATTCAGCAGATTGAGAAATAA
- the rodZ gene encoding cytoskeleton protein RodZ produces the protein MNTEATHDKTEALSTGVRLRNAREQLGLSQQAVAERLCLKVSTVRDIEEDKAPADLASTFLRGYIRSYAKLVHIPEEELLPMMEKHAPVRAAKVAPMQTFSLGKRRKKRDGWLMSFTWLVLFVVIGLTGAWWWQNHKAQQEEITTMADQSSAALNNSGNNGAQSVPLNTDSASTSSEPQTAETDSQTVEPVQTPAPAMTPDQTAAQNAVVSPSQANVDSAPAVTPTTTGNVNVTQPLPTDQAGVAATTADANALVMNFSADCWLEVTDATGKKLFSGLQRKDGTLNLTGQAPYKLKIGAPSAVQIQYQGKPVDLSRFIRTNQVARLTVSAEQSAAQ, from the coding sequence ATGAATACTGAAGCCACTCACGATAAAACTGAAGCACTCTCCACTGGCGTTCGTCTTCGCAACGCCCGTGAACAACTCGGACTCAGCCAGCAAGCTGTTGCAGAACGCTTGTGCCTGAAAGTTTCCACGGTTCGCGATATTGAAGAAGATAAGGCACCCGCCGATCTTGCTTCAACATTTCTGCGTGGTTACATCCGCTCTTATGCAAAACTGGTGCATATCCCCGAAGAAGAACTGTTGCCGATGATGGAAAAGCATGCACCGGTTCGCGCGGCGAAAGTCGCTCCGATGCAGACCTTCTCTCTGGGCAAACGTCGTAAAAAACGTGACGGCTGGTTAATGAGTTTTACCTGGCTGGTTCTGTTTGTGGTTATTGGCCTGACTGGCGCCTGGTGGTGGCAAAACCATAAAGCGCAGCAGGAAGAGATCACCACCATGGCCGATCAATCTTCGGCGGCATTGAATAATTCCGGCAACAACGGCGCGCAAAGCGTGCCGTTAAACACTGACAGCGCTTCGACGTCAAGCGAACCTCAAACCGCTGAGACGGATTCTCAGACTGTCGAGCCTGTCCAGACTCCAGCGCCTGCTATGACGCCAGATCAGACTGCTGCGCAAAACGCAGTGGTATCGCCTTCTCAGGCGAACGTTGATTCTGCACCGGCGGTAACCCCCACAACGACTGGCAATGTTAACGTTACTCAGCCACTGCCTACCGATCAGGCTGGCGTTGCAGCAACGACTGCTGATGCCAACGCGCTGGTCATGAACTTCTCTGCCGACTGTTGGCTCGAAGTGACAGACGCGACAGGTAAAAAGCTGTTCAGTGGTTTGCAGCGTAAAGATGGCACGTTAAATCTAACGGGTCAGGCGCCGTATAAGCTTAAAATCGGCGCTCCATCTGCGGTACAGATCCAGTATCAAGGTAAACCTGTCGATTTAAGCCGTTTTATCAGAACAAACCAGGTTGCGCGTCTTACCGTTAGTGCCGAACAATCTGCAGCACAGTAA